The genomic region AACGCACCGAGGAAAATCGCCCCTTCTGCCGCCTTGCCGGCGATTTCCACGAATTTCGGGCTGTAGAAACCGGTGCCGCCGACGATTGGAATGGTCAGGCCGAGCTCGCGGGCCTGCTTGGTGATCAGGCCGCCGTCGGTGTAAGTGCCGGCCACGGCCAGCGCGTCAACTCCCTGGGCCTTGATCCCGGTAAGCAGCGCCGAGTAATCTTTGTCGGTAGCCAGATAGGCCTGGTTGGACACAACGGTCACCCCGTGCTTTTTGAGCGTTTCCTCAATCGCCGCCGTCAGCCCCTTGCCATAGTCGTTATTGGGATACAAAATGGCGACCTTCTTGGCCCCCAGTTTCTGGGCGATCAAGTCGCCCATCAGGATGCCCACCTGAGCGTCCTGCACGGCCATGCGGAAAAAGTATTTGCTCATGCCGCTCAGTTTGGGCGTACTGGACGAAACAACCGAATGCGGCAGTTTGGCTTTATCGGTGATCGGCACCATCGCCAGCGTATTGGAGCTCAGACACGACCCCACAATGGCCATGACGTTTTTCTGATCGGCAAACTTTTGCGCACCCGCCGCCGCCTGCTTGGGATCACCGGCGTCGTCGTGGAAGAGAATCTCGATTTGCTGCCCCTTGATGCCACCAGCCTTGTTAATTTCCTCCCGGGCCAGTTCCATGCCGTTCTTATGGCTCACGCCGTATGTGGCGCTGTCACCGGAAAGCGGGTTAACCATGGCAATCACCAGATTGCCCTTGCTGCCCGACGTGCTTGAACTACCACCGCAGCCAGCCGCCGCTACCAGGAAAATGAGTACTACTACCAAGGATAATAATTTCATATACTTGGACACATACACCCCTCCTCTTTTACTCTTGCCTAATCCAGTCGCTATTTTGCCGCCAATCCTCCTCCCTCACCTCATACCTCATACCTCATACTTCACTTATATGCCTGCGTTGTCCCGGCTATGAACAAGATAAACAAAGACCCGGGAGCTACGCCTCACCGGGTCCAAGCATGCTGCAAATATTGGGACGAATAGCGGCCAGATGAGATAGCGCTCCACCAATTTCACAATTGGTGACAGTCCGGCGCCTGTTCGACGCAGGACCAGCATGGCCGCTTCGGCAGCCGGCCACGCTTCGGCGGTCACCCTTTCCCTCCGGTTCAGCGATGCCCTTCTCCCCGGAGCTACTCATGTTGCCCGCACCTCTATCTTCGCAAGGTCTATATGTTACTTTTGCGTTAATTGTATAATAATGGCAAATAAAATGTCAACAACTTTTTAATAATTTGATTTAGCCAAAATTTTATGTAAATATCGGTTAAAAACTTAATTATAGATAAATCTTAGCCCCCGGCCCGAGCGGCAGGTTGAAGAAGATAAACACCATCAGCCAAGCCGTCCAGGCGACCAAGAAGGCTATGCCGAAGGGAAGCTGCATGGACACCAGCGTCCCCATGCCCACCTTGGCGTCATTGCCAGCATATTTGGCCATGATGCCAAGCATCACCGGTAAATAATAGTTCAGCGGCGTAATGCTGTTGACCGAGCTCTCGCCGATGCGGTACGCCGCCTGAGTCAGTGCTGGCTCATAACCCAACAGGCCGAACATGGGCACGAACACCGGCGCCAAGATGAGCCACTTGGCCGAGCCGCTGACAATAAACAGGTCAACGAAAGCCGAAAAAAGGATAAAAGCGATAATAAGCGATACGCCCGTAAAGTCGAGCGCTTTTAACAGGTCGGCGCCCTTAATGGCCATAACGGTAGCAAGGTTGCTCTTATTGAACCAGGCAATGAACTGGGCGGCAGAGAAAGCGGTGACAATGAAGCTGATAATCCCCGCAACCCCCTGGCCCATGAACTTGCCAATATCGCTTTCCTTTTTAATAACACCCTTGCCAATGCCGAACGCGATGCCGACGGTCATAAAGAAGAAAAACAAGATCGGAATAATGCCGCTCAAAAACGGCGAATTAGGCAAAATGGCATGCGTTTT from Thermosinus carboxydivorans Nor1 harbors:
- a CDS encoding ABC transporter substrate-binding protein, producing the protein MSKYMKLLSLVVVLIFLVAAAGCGGSSSTSGSKGNLVIAMVNPLSGDSATYGVSHKNGMELAREEINKAGGIKGQQIEILFHDDAGDPKQAAAGAQKFADQKNVMAIVGSCLSSNTLAMVPITDKAKLPHSVVSSSTPKLSGMSKYFFRMAVQDAQVGILMGDLIAQKLGAKKVAILYPNNDYGKGLTAAIEETLKKHGVTVVSNQAYLATDKDYSALLTGIKAQGVDALAVAGTYTDGGLITKQARELGLTIPIVGGTGFYSPKFVEIAGKAAEGAIFLGAFVASNPDPAVQNFVKKYKEKYNMEPDTFAALGYDQMYVLAEAMKKAAEKGAITRENIRDAMAQTNYKGITGTVTFNDQGDWVRPYLYITVKDGKFVLYQ